One segment of Myxococcus xanthus DNA contains the following:
- a CDS encoding chemotaxis protein CheB, which yields MSVQRPIRVLVVDDSPTMANMLTALLTEEPRIEVVGRAGDGNRAVQLARLLRPDVITMDLLLPGLDGPGAIAAIMSQSPARILVVSAVAEQRGVDLGFQAMSAGALELIGKPNVTNAEELRRWGKELAHSVCLMAEVPVISRRPRAATAPPPPTGARVDIFGVVASTGGPPALADVLSKLPRSLPVPLLIAQHITVGFTQGMVRWLSQVTPLPVSIAKDGERLEPGRVYFPLDGHDLLVDAAGLARLQPSQGGPCPSGDVMLTSLAAAFGRRSGGVVLTGMGEDGARGLLAIRRAGGVTFSQDEASSVVFGMPRAALDVKATDQGVPLASMPELILQSCTFAPFRGGRPEGGPTR from the coding sequence GTGAGTGTCCAGCGACCCATTCGGGTCCTCGTGGTGGACGATTCGCCCACCATGGCGAACATGCTGACGGCCCTCCTCACGGAGGAGCCGCGCATCGAAGTCGTGGGCCGTGCGGGAGACGGCAACCGCGCCGTGCAGTTGGCGCGCCTGCTGCGCCCCGATGTCATCACCATGGACCTGCTGCTGCCCGGCCTGGATGGACCGGGGGCCATCGCCGCCATCATGTCCCAGTCCCCCGCGCGCATCCTCGTGGTGAGCGCGGTCGCGGAGCAGCGCGGCGTGGACCTGGGCTTCCAGGCGATGAGCGCCGGCGCGCTGGAGCTCATCGGCAAGCCCAACGTGACGAACGCGGAGGAGCTGCGCCGCTGGGGCAAGGAGCTGGCGCACTCGGTGTGCCTCATGGCGGAGGTGCCCGTCATCTCCCGCCGGCCGCGTGCGGCTACCGCGCCGCCGCCGCCCACTGGCGCGCGGGTGGACATCTTCGGCGTGGTGGCCTCCACGGGCGGGCCGCCCGCGCTGGCGGACGTGCTGTCCAAGCTGCCTCGCTCGCTGCCGGTGCCGCTGCTCATCGCCCAGCACATCACCGTGGGCTTCACCCAGGGCATGGTGCGCTGGCTGTCCCAGGTGACGCCGCTGCCGGTGTCCATCGCCAAGGACGGCGAGCGGCTGGAGCCAGGCCGCGTGTACTTCCCGCTGGACGGGCATGACCTGCTGGTGGACGCGGCCGGGCTGGCGCGCCTGCAGCCCAGCCAGGGCGGACCGTGCCCCAGCGGGGATGTGATGCTGACGTCGCTGGCCGCCGCCTTTGGCCGGCGCAGCGGCGGGGTGGTGCTCACCGGCATGGGCGAGGACGGCGCGCGCGGCCTGCTGGCCATCCGCAGGGCGGGCGGCGTCACCTTCTCCCAGGACGAGGCGTCGTCGGTCGTCTTCGGCATGCCTCGCGCCGCGCTGGATGTGAAGGCCACCGACCAGGGCGTGCCTCTGGCCTCGATGCCGGAGCTCATCCTCCAGAGCTGTACCTTCGCCCCCTTCCGGGGCGGACGCCCCGAGGGAGGACCCACCCGGTGA
- a CDS encoding CheR family methyltransferase, translating to MSGALDPRLLARAREVVAGITGFRNDAIASEAVDRVVRAELARGRTAPDLLGELLHPVSHLATALVKAILVGETYFFRHPEHFRFISHEAVPAALQRGALALRGWSAGCASGEEAYSLAACLQASLPHGFPVEVLGTDIHEASLEAARRATYGTWSRRESAPRLFPLYSETGEREVTILPPVRRITTFAQANLLAPLPERFGRFDFILCRNVLTYFTPAARDAAITLLSRTLNPGGWLFLGAVEVDRVPAGMVREGPPELQAFRLLTQEELNARAAAASRAAALARPVAAPSRRPVAPLMPAPAREVPVAPPPPPTRLHLNALERIEEGDEVGASSVLEALVRQAPDYLPGLLELALLRERSGAREGAVPLMRALRSRAERLPPDQLVEGPEALPARFYQASADAYLNQGALE from the coding sequence ATGAGCGGAGCGCTCGACCCGCGGCTGCTGGCCCGCGCGCGGGAAGTGGTGGCCGGCATCACTGGCTTTCGCAATGACGCCATTGCCTCCGAGGCGGTGGACCGCGTCGTTCGCGCGGAGCTGGCCCGCGGGCGCACCGCGCCCGACTTGCTGGGCGAACTGCTCCATCCCGTCTCCCACCTGGCCACCGCGCTGGTGAAGGCCATCCTGGTGGGGGAGACGTACTTCTTCCGCCACCCGGAGCACTTCCGCTTCATCTCCCACGAGGCCGTGCCCGCGGCGCTCCAGCGGGGTGCCCTGGCCCTGCGGGGCTGGAGCGCGGGCTGCGCGTCTGGCGAGGAGGCGTATTCGCTGGCCGCGTGCCTCCAGGCGTCGCTGCCGCACGGCTTTCCCGTGGAGGTGCTGGGGACGGACATCCACGAGGCCAGCCTGGAGGCGGCACGCCGCGCCACCTACGGGACGTGGTCCCGCCGCGAGTCCGCGCCGCGCCTCTTCCCGCTCTACTCGGAGACGGGCGAGCGCGAGGTCACCATCCTTCCCCCCGTCCGCCGCATCACCACTTTCGCCCAGGCGAACCTGCTGGCGCCGCTGCCCGAGCGCTTCGGCCGCTTCGACTTCATCCTCTGCCGCAACGTGCTCACCTATTTCACTCCCGCCGCGCGTGACGCGGCCATCACCCTCCTGTCGCGCACGCTCAACCCCGGCGGCTGGTTGTTCCTGGGCGCCGTGGAGGTGGACCGCGTCCCCGCGGGCATGGTCCGCGAGGGGCCGCCGGAGCTGCAGGCCTTCCGCCTCCTCACGCAGGAAGAGCTGAACGCCCGCGCCGCCGCCGCGTCCCGCGCCGCCGCCCTCGCCCGTCCGGTGGCGGCGCCGTCCCGCCGTCCGGTGGCGCCGCTGATGCCCGCTCCGGCGCGCGAGGTGCCCGTGGCGCCTCCGCCGCCGCCCACGCGGCTGCACCTGAATGCGCTGGAGCGCATCGAGGAAGGCGACGAGGTGGGCGCGTCCTCCGTGCTGGAGGCCCTGGTCCGCCAGGCGCCGGACTACTTGCCGGGGCTGCTGGAGCTGGCCCTGCTGCGGGAGCGCTCCGGGGCGCGGGAAGGCGCGGTGCCGCTGATGCGCGCCTTGCGCTCGCGCGCGGAGCGGCTTCCTCCTGACCAGCTCGTGGAGGGGCCGGAGGCCCTGCCCGCGCGTTTCTACCAGGCGTCCGCTGACGCCTACCTCAACCAGGGGGCGCTCGAATGA
- the fabI gene encoding enoyl-ACP reductase FabI: MLLQGKKLLITGVLTPQSLAYGIAEHALAQGAEVLLTGFGRAKSLTERSAKRLKPGMEVLELDVTNSAHFPALTDALRQRWDRVDGVLHSIAFAPEDALGGNFLNTPWESVQTAFRISTFSLKELSVACLPLMTQGGSIVTLDFDNRVAWPIYDWMGVCKAALESTVRYLARDLGPKGIRVNALAAGPLSTIAAKGIPGFKALERGWGQQAPLGWSAKDSHDMVARTACALLSDWLPSTTGEMIHVDGGYHAIGAPPVTPDADELPPKPAGE, from the coding sequence ATGCTGCTCCAAGGCAAGAAGCTGCTCATCACCGGGGTGCTCACGCCTCAGTCCCTGGCCTACGGCATCGCCGAGCACGCGCTGGCTCAGGGGGCCGAGGTCCTCCTCACCGGCTTCGGTCGGGCCAAGTCCCTCACCGAGCGGAGCGCCAAGCGCCTCAAGCCGGGAATGGAGGTGCTGGAATTGGACGTCACCAACTCCGCCCACTTCCCCGCACTCACGGACGCCCTGCGCCAACGGTGGGACCGGGTGGACGGCGTGTTGCATTCCATTGCCTTTGCGCCCGAAGATGCTTTGGGTGGCAACTTTCTCAACACCCCGTGGGAGAGCGTTCAGACGGCGTTCCGCATCTCCACGTTCTCGCTGAAGGAGCTGTCGGTGGCGTGCCTGCCGCTGATGACGCAGGGGGGCTCCATCGTCACGCTGGACTTCGACAACCGCGTCGCCTGGCCCATCTACGACTGGATGGGGGTGTGCAAGGCGGCCCTGGAGTCCACGGTGCGCTACCTGGCGCGCGACCTGGGCCCCAAGGGCATCCGCGTCAACGCCCTGGCCGCCGGTCCCCTGTCCACCATCGCCGCGAAGGGCATTCCAGGCTTCAAGGCCCTGGAGCGTGGCTGGGGGCAGCAGGCCCCCCTGGGCTGGAGCGCGAAGGACAGCCACGACATGGTGGCCCGCACCGCGTGTGCCCTGCTGTCGGATTGGCTGCCCTCCACCACCGGCGAAATGATCCACGTGGACGGTGGCTACCACGCCATTGGCGCGCCTCCGGTGACGCCGGATGCGGACGAGCTCCCGCCCAAGCCCGCCGGCGAGTAA
- a CDS encoding 2-oxoglutarate dehydrogenase E1 component, whose translation MANFQDTFLSGANIDFIEGLYARYLEDPASVDASWREVFDRSNGAGRPIFSTRLLEPVAAPAAAKGGGKGAAPKAQVAPAPQPAPVAAPGQSVQDISLQARVDHVIFAFRLRGHLRAKLDPLGRPRPALAHVADVALVDDSHFTDAEAQQLVETNGVFGEQRVRLTELLARLRRTYTDTIGVEYMHMLDSERRRWLMHRMESNENRTDFSPDECRHILTKLSYAEGFEHFLHTKYVGAKRFSLDGGEALIPMLDALGEVATGMGLREIVIGMAHRGRLNVLTNILGKQPDQIFSEFDGPRNPQDYLGRGDVKYHMGFSSDHTTRQGRKLHLSLAFNPSHLEAVDPVVEGRVRAKQDRGGDTERTSVMPLLIHGDAAFIGQGVVAETLNLSGLKGYTTGGTVHVVINNQVGFTTDPHDSRSSLYSTAIAQMLDIPVFHVNGDDPEACVHIAKLVAEYRQTFKSDVVIDLVCYRRYGHNEGDEPSFTQPAMYDIIRKHPTVRTLYAAKLAEQNKIPAEESEAIKQRCQQEFDAALTRARQESQFKEPSALEGLWKPYQGGALKSAPDVSTAVDKQVLCDALRKLSTLPEGFNVHRDVERTVIKKRLGMLDSGELQWSEGESLAYATLLSEGYNIRITGQDCERGTFSHRHAVVHDVKTGEKFVPLRQFISGTGRNGFHIYNSPLSEMGVLGFEYGYSLDVPDGLTAWEAQFGDFGNGAQIIIDQFIAAGESKWRRLSGLTLLLPHGYEGQGPEHSSARLERFLDLCAEDNIQVCYPTTPAQIFHLLRRQVLRPVRKPLVIMSPKSLLRRPEATSKVEELATGTFQEVILDRVDPAGVTRLLLCSGKVYYDLVKARDERKDESIAIVRLEQLYPFASDVLAGLIAKMPKLAELLWVQEEPRNAGAWHFMFPRLHDLASTQSKQQVKIGYIGRAEAASPATGFPKTHEYEQQLIIEEAILRGTRNGR comes from the coding sequence ATGGCGAATTTCCAGGACACGTTTCTTTCCGGCGCCAACATCGATTTCATCGAGGGCCTCTACGCCCGTTATCTGGAGGACCCCGCCAGCGTGGATGCAAGCTGGCGGGAGGTCTTCGACCGCAGCAACGGCGCCGGACGACCCATCTTCAGCACCCGGCTGCTGGAGCCAGTAGCGGCTCCAGCGGCGGCCAAGGGAGGCGGCAAGGGCGCCGCGCCCAAGGCCCAGGTCGCGCCGGCGCCGCAGCCCGCCCCGGTGGCCGCTCCCGGCCAGTCCGTCCAGGACATCTCGCTGCAGGCGCGCGTGGACCACGTCATCTTCGCGTTCCGCCTGCGCGGCCACCTGCGCGCGAAGCTGGATCCGCTCGGCCGTCCGCGCCCGGCGCTGGCGCACGTGGCGGATGTGGCCCTGGTGGATGACAGCCACTTCACCGACGCCGAGGCCCAGCAGCTCGTGGAGACCAATGGCGTGTTCGGCGAGCAGCGCGTGCGCCTGACGGAGCTGCTGGCGCGCCTGCGCCGCACGTACACGGACACCATCGGCGTCGAGTACATGCACATGCTCGACAGCGAGCGCCGCCGCTGGCTGATGCACCGGATGGAGTCCAACGAGAACCGCACCGACTTCTCCCCGGACGAGTGCCGGCACATCCTCACCAAGCTGTCGTACGCGGAGGGCTTCGAGCACTTCCTCCACACCAAGTACGTGGGCGCCAAGCGCTTCAGCCTGGACGGCGGCGAGGCGCTCATCCCCATGCTGGACGCGCTGGGCGAAGTGGCCACCGGCATGGGCCTGAGGGAGATCGTCATCGGCATGGCCCACCGCGGCCGCCTCAACGTGCTGACGAACATCCTGGGCAAGCAGCCGGATCAGATCTTCAGCGAGTTCGACGGTCCCCGGAACCCGCAGGACTACCTGGGCCGCGGCGACGTGAAGTACCACATGGGCTTCTCGTCGGACCACACCACGCGCCAGGGCCGCAAGCTGCACCTGTCGCTGGCCTTCAACCCCAGCCACCTGGAAGCGGTGGACCCGGTGGTGGAGGGCCGCGTGCGCGCCAAGCAGGACCGCGGCGGCGACACCGAGCGCACCAGCGTGATGCCGCTGCTCATCCACGGCGACGCGGCCTTCATCGGCCAGGGCGTGGTGGCGGAGACGCTCAACCTGTCCGGCCTCAAGGGCTACACCACGGGCGGCACGGTCCACGTCGTCATCAACAACCAGGTCGGCTTCACCACCGACCCGCACGACTCGCGCTCGTCGCTCTACTCCACCGCCATCGCGCAGATGCTGGACATCCCCGTCTTCCATGTGAACGGGGATGATCCGGAGGCCTGCGTCCACATCGCGAAGCTGGTGGCCGAGTACCGCCAGACGTTCAAGTCGGACGTCGTCATCGACCTGGTCTGCTACCGCCGCTACGGCCACAACGAAGGTGACGAGCCCTCGTTCACGCAGCCGGCGATGTACGACATCATCCGCAAGCACCCGACGGTGCGCACGCTCTACGCGGCGAAGCTGGCGGAGCAGAACAAGATTCCGGCTGAGGAGTCGGAGGCCATCAAGCAGCGCTGCCAGCAGGAGTTCGACGCGGCGCTCACCCGCGCGCGCCAGGAGAGCCAGTTCAAGGAACCCAGCGCGCTGGAAGGCCTGTGGAAGCCCTACCAGGGCGGCGCGCTGAAGAGCGCGCCGGACGTATCCACCGCGGTGGACAAGCAGGTGCTGTGTGATGCGCTGCGCAAGCTGTCCACGCTGCCGGAGGGATTCAACGTCCACCGCGACGTGGAGCGCACCGTCATCAAGAAGCGCCTGGGCATGCTGGACAGCGGCGAGCTGCAGTGGAGCGAGGGCGAGTCGCTGGCCTACGCCACGCTGCTCTCCGAGGGCTACAACATCCGCATCACCGGCCAGGACTGCGAGCGCGGCACCTTCAGCCACCGCCACGCGGTGGTGCACGACGTGAAGACGGGCGAGAAGTTCGTCCCGCTGCGCCAGTTCATCAGCGGCACGGGCAGGAACGGCTTCCACATCTACAACAGCCCGCTGTCGGAGATGGGCGTGCTCGGCTTCGAGTACGGCTACAGCCTGGACGTGCCGGACGGTCTGACGGCCTGGGAAGCGCAGTTCGGCGACTTCGGCAACGGCGCGCAGATCATCATCGACCAGTTCATCGCCGCCGGTGAGAGCAAGTGGCGCCGTCTCAGCGGCCTCACCCTGCTGTTGCCGCACGGCTACGAAGGCCAGGGCCCGGAGCACTCCAGCGCGCGTCTGGAGCGCTTCCTGGACCTGTGCGCCGAGGACAACATCCAGGTCTGCTACCCCACGACGCCCGCGCAGATCTTCCACCTGCTGCGCCGCCAGGTGCTGCGCCCGGTGCGCAAGCCGCTGGTCATCATGTCGCCCAAGAGCCTGCTGCGCCGGCCGGAGGCCACCAGCAAGGTGGAGGAGCTGGCCACGGGCACCTTCCAGGAAGTCATCCTGGACCGGGTGGACCCGGCGGGCGTGACGCGGCTGCTGCTGTGCAGCGGCAAGGTGTACTACGACCTGGTGAAGGCGCGGGACGAGCGCAAGGACGAGAGCATCGCCATCGTCCGGCTGGAGCAGCTCTACCCGTTCGCCTCCGACGTGCTGGCGGGGCTCATCGCGAAGATGCCGAAGCTCGCCGAGCTCCTGTGGGTGCAGGAAGAGCCGCGCAACGCTGGCGCGTGGCACTTCATGTTCCCCCGCCTGCACGACCTGGCCTCCACGCAGTCGAAGCAGCAGGTGAAGATCGGCTACATCGGTCGCGCCGAAGCCGCCAGCCCCGCCACGGGCTTCCCCAAGACGCACGAATACGAGCAGCAGCTCATCATCGAGGAAGCCATCCTCCGAGGGACCAGAAATGGCCGTTGA
- a CDS encoding hybrid sensor histidine kinase/response regulator — MPVDPMLQGLVAGFAVEAQEVVQKVTMDLLELEREGLETDALTKLYVRLGRHLHTLKGSAASLGMQDLSDIAHKLEDALAPLKANPQKMPRPVVDILLHGLDLFLLRAQAHADGRGEALPDPAAALAQLVADAPPPEEAAAMVAATGGLAAVAAPVPSAEPVLVPDALPESADAGWRVSSWQVTALMREVERLREVRLRVEERGRELERVAVLLAKQGLLAETAEARTALSGTARSLRTDGEETSDIVDALEDGLKAITTRPVRTILDPLQRMVRDLSRQLGKEARLSVVGAEVSLDRRLLEKLQGSLVHLLRNAVDHGLELPADRERAGKHHEGALTLRVEQQGNLLYLEASDDGAGIDVEVVRRLAEQRGVVTAEETVRLNENQLRDLIFRSGFSTRTDVTDTSGRGVGLDAVRASVEALQGRIEVASTPGQGTRFMLTLPTDLGSSPVLVVRVLEQLVGLPMLAVEATQLARAESLRLGKRRAHLEYQGQLLSVVDLGARLGLRALAPPAEGQPLLIVQSGGKRVALVVDAVVGDRDLVIRPLPSEVRDVPAWQGAATLSRGELLLICRPDWLVTETVQVQVSAQRRALVVDDSLTARALHRAMLEAGGFTVHLAASGARALDRLQSDTYDVVICDLDMEEMDGIQLIAKLRERPETASLPVILVSAHDSSVARERGLKAGADGYLSKRECAAGRLLAEVLDVMSRRGSRA, encoded by the coding sequence ATGCCCGTTGATCCGATGCTGCAGGGGCTCGTCGCGGGCTTCGCCGTCGAGGCCCAGGAAGTGGTCCAGAAGGTCACCATGGACCTGCTGGAGCTGGAGCGCGAGGGCCTGGAGACGGACGCCCTCACCAAGCTCTACGTCCGGCTGGGCCGCCACCTGCACACCCTGAAGGGCAGCGCCGCCTCGCTGGGCATGCAGGACCTGAGCGACATCGCCCACAAGCTGGAGGACGCGCTCGCCCCGCTGAAGGCGAACCCTCAGAAGATGCCGCGGCCGGTGGTGGACATCCTGCTTCACGGCCTGGACCTCTTCCTGCTGCGCGCGCAGGCCCACGCGGACGGGCGTGGGGAGGCGCTTCCGGACCCGGCGGCCGCCCTGGCGCAGCTGGTGGCGGACGCGCCGCCGCCCGAAGAGGCCGCGGCCATGGTCGCCGCCACCGGGGGCCTGGCCGCCGTCGCCGCGCCGGTGCCGTCCGCGGAGCCCGTGCTCGTGCCGGACGCGCTGCCGGAGTCCGCGGACGCGGGCTGGCGCGTGTCGTCGTGGCAGGTGACGGCGCTGATGCGCGAGGTGGAGCGCCTGCGCGAGGTGCGCCTGCGCGTGGAGGAGCGGGGCCGCGAACTGGAGCGGGTGGCCGTGCTGCTGGCGAAGCAGGGGCTGCTGGCGGAGACGGCGGAGGCGCGTACGGCGCTGTCCGGCACCGCGCGCTCGCTGCGCACCGACGGTGAGGAGACGAGTGACATCGTCGACGCGCTGGAGGATGGCCTCAAGGCCATCACCACGCGCCCGGTGCGCACCATCCTGGACCCGCTCCAGCGCATGGTGCGTGATTTGTCCCGTCAGCTGGGCAAGGAAGCGCGGCTGTCGGTGGTGGGCGCGGAGGTGTCGCTGGACCGGCGCCTGCTGGAGAAGCTGCAGGGCTCGCTGGTGCACCTGCTGCGCAACGCCGTGGACCACGGGCTGGAGCTGCCGGCGGACCGCGAGCGCGCGGGCAAGCACCACGAGGGCGCGCTCACCCTGCGCGTGGAGCAGCAGGGCAACCTGCTCTACCTGGAGGCGTCCGACGACGGCGCCGGCATCGACGTGGAGGTGGTGCGACGCCTGGCCGAGCAGCGCGGCGTCGTCACCGCGGAGGAGACGGTGCGCCTCAATGAAAACCAGCTGCGGGACCTCATCTTCCGGTCCGGCTTCAGCACCCGCACGGACGTGACGGACACGTCCGGCCGCGGCGTGGGCCTGGACGCGGTGCGCGCCTCGGTGGAGGCACTGCAGGGCCGCATCGAGGTCGCGAGCACGCCGGGGCAGGGCACGCGCTTCATGCTGACGCTGCCTACGGACCTGGGCAGCTCGCCGGTGCTGGTGGTGCGCGTGCTGGAGCAGCTGGTGGGCCTGCCCATGCTGGCGGTGGAGGCCACGCAGCTGGCGCGCGCGGAGTCGCTGCGCCTGGGCAAGCGCCGGGCGCATTTGGAGTACCAGGGACAGCTGTTGTCGGTGGTGGACCTGGGGGCGCGGCTGGGCCTGCGCGCCCTGGCGCCGCCGGCCGAAGGGCAGCCGCTGTTGATTGTCCAGAGCGGTGGCAAGCGCGTGGCGCTGGTGGTGGACGCGGTGGTGGGGGACCGGGACCTGGTCATCCGCCCGTTGCCGTCGGAAGTCCGCGACGTGCCGGCCTGGCAGGGCGCGGCCACGCTCAGCCGTGGCGAGCTGCTGCTCATCTGCCGTCCGGACTGGCTGGTGACGGAGACGGTGCAGGTGCAGGTGTCGGCGCAGCGGCGGGCGCTGGTGGTGGACGACTCGCTCACCGCGCGGGCGCTGCACCGGGCCATGCTGGAGGCGGGCGGCTTCACGGTGCACCTGGCGGCCAGCGGAGCCCGGGCCCTGGACCGGCTCCAGTCGGACACCTACGACGTCGTCATCTGCGACCTGGACATGGAGGAGATGGACGGCATCCAGCTCATCGCGAAGCTGCGGGAGCGCCCGGAGACGGCGTCGCTGCCCGTCATCCTGGTCTCCGCGCATGACAGTTCGGTGGCGCGCGAGCGGGGCCTGAAGGCGGGCGCGGACGGCTACCTCAGCAAGCGCGAGTGCGCCGCGGGCCGTCTGCTGGCAGAGGTGCTGGACGTCATGAGCCGCCGGGGGAGTCGCGCGTGA
- a CDS encoding response regulator, producing MSLPSLLLVDDSDAILALERAILSGHYTIHTASNGREALEKVGRLRPAAVLLDLSMPEMDGDEVLQRMKADPATADIPVIIISSEKSRAEACLGLGAETFLAKPFRADELLQTVGEAMTSAWQRARTGSLLVLRVTVGELEFAIPLDAVREVLLHPATRPLPTGPAYLREYVEVRGAALCVLDVARRLGVEHKLTRVERMLVVIEAEGVSLALAVDTVKDPEEYAAADIDRRERVGGADHGPLREGLIGMLRSGGRSLPILDPRVFIARGLLRELPAMLEAAEAGRNA from the coding sequence GTGAGCCTGCCGTCCCTGCTGCTCGTCGACGACAGCGACGCGATTCTCGCGCTGGAGCGGGCCATCCTCTCCGGCCACTACACCATCCACACCGCCAGCAACGGCCGCGAGGCCCTGGAGAAGGTGGGGCGCCTGCGTCCGGCGGCGGTGTTGCTCGATTTGTCCATGCCGGAGATGGACGGCGACGAGGTCCTCCAGCGGATGAAGGCGGACCCGGCCACGGCCGACATCCCCGTCATCATCATCTCCTCGGAGAAGTCGCGCGCGGAGGCGTGCCTGGGCCTGGGCGCGGAGACCTTCCTGGCCAAGCCGTTCCGCGCGGACGAGCTGCTGCAGACGGTGGGCGAGGCCATGACGAGCGCGTGGCAGCGGGCGCGCACGGGCTCGTTGTTGGTGCTTCGCGTGACGGTGGGCGAGCTGGAGTTCGCCATTCCGCTGGACGCGGTGCGGGAGGTCCTGCTGCATCCGGCGACCCGGCCGCTGCCCACCGGGCCGGCGTACCTGCGCGAATACGTGGAGGTGCGGGGCGCGGCGCTGTGCGTGCTGGACGTGGCGCGCCGGCTGGGCGTGGAGCACAAGCTGACGCGCGTGGAGCGCATGCTCGTCGTCATCGAGGCGGAGGGCGTGTCGCTGGCGCTCGCCGTGGACACGGTGAAGGACCCCGAGGAGTACGCGGCGGCGGACATCGACCGGCGCGAGCGCGTGGGCGGCGCCGACCATGGCCCGCTGCGCGAGGGGCTCATCGGCATGCTGCGGTCGGGAGGGCGTTCGCTGCCCATCCTGGACCCGCGGGTATTCATCGCGCGGGGGCTCCTGCGGGAGCTGCCCGCGATGCTCGAGGCCGCGGAGGCCGGGCGGAACGCATGA
- a CDS encoding response regulator, with amino-acid sequence MSTHSTNVLLVDDSPTVRNIVKIYLMNLKVSTVEADDATRGLQILRLVPVSLVIADINMPGMDGITFVKEVRASAMPQVRSVPILLLTAEKNVDLRQRGTEAGANAFIQKPVSHHELTETVRQFLTKA; translated from the coding sequence GTGAGCACCCACAGCACCAACGTCTTGCTGGTGGACGACAGCCCGACGGTTCGGAACATCGTCAAGATCTACCTGATGAACCTCAAGGTCTCGACCGTCGAGGCGGACGATGCGACCCGGGGGCTGCAGATTCTCCGGCTGGTTCCGGTGAGTCTGGTCATCGCGGACATCAACATGCCGGGGATGGATGGCATCACCTTCGTCAAGGAGGTGCGCGCCAGCGCGATGCCGCAGGTCCGCTCGGTGCCCATCCTGCTGCTGACGGCGGAGAAGAACGTGGACCTGCGTCAGCGCGGCACCGAGGCCGGCGCCAACGCCTTCATCCAGAAGCCGGTGTCCCACCACGAGCTGACGGAAACGGTCCGTCAGTTCCTCACCAAGGCCTGA
- a CDS encoding chemotaxis protein CheW: MKVTPRTLEAAQEAEALELLERRASRLREQGENTVEEAVHWIAEFPLGEERYALSLESLRAALPLKMVSPVPLSAPHVVGVLRFQGQVLAALSLASLLGGHGWRQDPAVLLVVDRGDGELCALDCEAIPRPTTLPMSAVEAARVRAEGAVMEVFTQDRQLIHLIDLKRLFSATRGTGARHAR; this comes from the coding sequence ATGAAGGTCACCCCGCGGACGTTGGAAGCGGCCCAGGAGGCCGAGGCGCTCGAGCTGTTGGAGCGGCGCGCGTCCCGCCTGCGTGAGCAGGGGGAGAACACCGTCGAGGAGGCGGTCCACTGGATTGCCGAGTTCCCGCTCGGTGAGGAGCGCTACGCGCTCTCCCTGGAGTCGCTGCGCGCCGCGCTGCCCCTGAAGATGGTGTCGCCGGTGCCGCTGTCGGCGCCGCACGTCGTCGGGGTGCTGCGCTTCCAGGGCCAGGTGCTGGCCGCGCTCAGCCTGGCGTCGCTGCTGGGCGGCCACGGCTGGCGGCAGGACCCGGCGGTGCTGCTGGTGGTGGACCGCGGTGACGGCGAGCTGTGCGCGCTGGACTGCGAGGCCATTCCCCGCCCCACCACGCTGCCCATGAGCGCGGTGGAAGCCGCGCGGGTGCGCGCGGAGGGGGCGGTGATGGAGGTCTTCACGCAGGACCGGCAGCTCATCCACCTCATCGACCTGAAGCGGCTGTTCTCCGCCACGCGCGGCACGGGAGCCCGTCATGCCCGTTGA